The following proteins are co-located in the Anser cygnoides isolate HZ-2024a breed goose chromosome 2, Taihu_goose_T2T_genome, whole genome shotgun sequence genome:
- the C2H8orf88 gene encoding uncharacterized protein C8orf88 homolog — translation MLKGAKRFVGKSLQPARPVRHLPSKQASTITFEFQTELPSNSQVCLQSKVDWLSEMTEMKILTQNTMPRQPNQHELETKKERIKYSRDFLLELSSVSLSQKKPEFLPDHPIVLEKPENSNPLVDVCKK, via the exons ATGCTAAAGGGAGCTAAAAGGTTTGTTGGTAAATCCCTTCAGCCAGCACGACCTGTGCGTCATTTGCCTTCAAAACAAG CATCAACAATTACTTTCGAGTTTCAGACTGAGTTACCTAGCAACAGTCAAGTATGTTTGCAGAGTAAGGTTGACTGG ttatctgaaatgactgaaatgaAGATCTTAACTCAAAATACGATGCCTCGTCAACCAAACCAGCATGAGTTAGAgacaaaaaaag AAAGGATCAAATACAGCAGAGATTTCCTTCTGGAGCTGTCAAGTGTTTCACTCTCTCAGAAGAAGCCAGAGTTTCTGCCAGATCATCCAATTGTACTTGAAAAACCA GAAAACAGCAACCCTCTTGTTGACGTATGCAAGAAGTGA